The proteins below come from a single Acidobacteriota bacterium genomic window:
- a CDS encoding sigma-54-dependent Fis family transcriptional regulator → MTSRGEIRLLLVDDDEGLRSVLVEELRRQGIAADGAPDAESALEAAASRVYDVAIVDLNLPGMPGEQLIRELRERSPQTETIVLTGHGSIDAAVRTLKDGAYDFLTKPCNLDELEAVIRKAAEKRDLVRRNRMLQRELARQDRFSGFVGSSEALAEVLGIIEKVAATDTTVLIQGESGVGKELAARAIHRASARADEPFVVVDCTSLQESLLLSELFGHERGAFSGAVTRKQGLFEVAHGGTVFLDEIGELSLPLQSRILRVLDRGTFRHVGGVHDIKVDVRLICATNRDLRAMVAEGSFRRDLYYRINVVSFTLPPLRDRPEDIPLLAEHFARTLPVAPAHPVTISEEAMARLRAYHWPGNVRELQNVIERALILADGDRIEVKDLPAELRDGPAASGGDLLADTPTLAELEKRYIRRLLERFGGHRAKVAAALGISERNL, encoded by the coding sequence ATGACCAGCCGCGGCGAGATCCGGCTCCTCCTCGTCGACGACGACGAGGGTCTCAGGAGCGTGCTGGTGGAGGAGCTGCGCCGGCAAGGGATCGCGGCGGACGGCGCGCCCGATGCCGAGTCCGCGCTCGAGGCGGCCGCCTCGCGCGTCTACGATGTCGCGATCGTCGACCTCAACCTGCCCGGCATGCCCGGCGAGCAGCTCATCCGCGAACTGCGGGAGCGAAGCCCGCAGACCGAGACCATCGTGCTGACCGGGCATGGCTCGATCGACGCCGCGGTCCGTACGCTCAAAGATGGGGCCTACGACTTCCTCACGAAGCCCTGCAACCTGGACGAGCTCGAGGCGGTGATCCGCAAGGCAGCGGAAAAGCGCGATCTCGTCCGTCGAAACCGCATGCTGCAGCGGGAGCTGGCGCGGCAGGACCGGTTCAGCGGTTTCGTCGGGAGCAGCGAGGCGCTGGCGGAGGTCCTGGGGATCATCGAGAAGGTCGCCGCCACCGACACCACCGTGCTCATCCAGGGGGAGTCGGGAGTCGGCAAGGAGCTGGCGGCCCGGGCGATCCACCGTGCCAGCGCGCGGGCCGACGAGCCCTTCGTGGTGGTGGACTGCACCTCTCTGCAGGAATCGCTGCTCCTGAGCGAGCTGTTCGGGCACGAGCGCGGGGCGTTCTCCGGCGCGGTCACGCGCAAGCAGGGGTTGTTCGAGGTGGCGCACGGGGGCACCGTGTTCCTCGACGAGATCGGCGAGCTTTCCTTGCCGCTCCAGTCGCGCATCCTGAGGGTCCTGGACCGTGGCACGTTCCGTCACGTGGGCGGCGTGCACGACATCAAGGTCGACGTGCGGCTGATCTGCGCCACGAACCGCGACCTGCGGGCCATGGTCGCGGAGGGAAGCTTCCGCCGGGATCTGTACTACCGAATCAACGTGGTGAGTTTCACCCTCCCCCCGCTCCGCGACCGGCCGGAGGACATCCCCCTCCTCGCCGAACATTTCGCGCGCACTCTCCCGGTCGCGCCGGCGCATCCGGTGACGATCTCGGAGGAGGCGATGGCGCGACTGCGCGCCTATCACTGGCCGGGAAACGTCCGGGAGCTTCAGAACGTCATCGAGCGCGCGCTGATCCTCGCCGACGGCGACCGGATCGAGGTGAAGGACCTCCCCGCGGAGCTGCGGGACGGACCGGCCGCATCCGGGGGCGACCTGCTCGCCGACACGCCCACCCTGGCCGAGCTGGAGAAACGCTACATCCGGCGCCTGCTCGAGCGGTTCGGCGGCCACCGGGCGAAGGTGGCCGCGGCGCTCGGAATCAGCGAGCGGAACCTCTAG
- a CDS encoding HAMP domain-containing protein yields MDGTTPVPWRHRLTFRLTGAVTLLLLAIGLPFLLIFHARERSRQLEAVEEATLSLDRIVVQGLRSAMIARQPHLLDDTIRGLAHQPAVQRVILLDRSGRVAVSSDPSFEGRFFDRERDDMCRVCHEAGRAPATSRTTIVEVGRRRVLRAVSVIPNEPACHRCHDPKARTNGVLLFDFSLAGAEKRIAASFGRTAALGALMLAVTIVALTLLLNRMVHAPLNEIVRTTQKIARGRLDTRARIPGRDEFARLGSQVNAMTEHLERLLGRIERQRAELQAVLDAVDDQIVVLDRDRRIVIANRAFTAARPADAGPLADCCRGPSPEEAGGCLVDRVFETGRLAKAVVSRHTGSGDERALEVHASPVRDAAGRVIQVVEVRRDISERRQLEASLVHSERLASLGLLASGLSHEINNPLAVIAARVTALRRRLAEDGTGGEPLERLDAELDQIERATQRGRAITDRLLRLSRSTGGARSLIDVNRAVRDALALLSHEMERHAIRSETDLSPSLAPLVGDPARVTQVLMNLALNAVQAMQGRGGTLRVATRAVDGGIRIDVEDDGPGIPENDLVRIFDPFYTTKPAGQGTGLGLFICSRIVAEMGGRITAANRPGGGARFTVTLPRSRPEGDGR; encoded by the coding sequence ATGGACGGCACGACCCCCGTTCCGTGGCGGCACCGGCTGACGTTCCGGCTGACCGGCGCCGTCACGCTCCTCCTGCTGGCGATCGGCCTCCCCTTTCTTCTGATCTTCCACGCCCGCGAGCGGTCGCGGCAGCTCGAGGCGGTGGAGGAGGCGACGCTGAGCCTCGACCGGATCGTGGTGCAGGGGCTCCGGTCGGCGATGATCGCCCGGCAGCCGCACCTGCTCGACGACACCATCCGCGGTCTCGCCCATCAGCCGGCGGTTCAGCGCGTCATCCTGCTCGACCGCAGCGGTCGGGTGGCGGTGAGCTCCGACCCCTCCTTCGAAGGCCGCTTCTTCGACCGGGAGCGGGACGACATGTGCCGCGTCTGCCACGAGGCCGGACGGGCGCCGGCGACGAGCCGCACCACGATCGTCGAAGTGGGGCGTCGCCGAGTGCTGCGGGCGGTCAGCGTGATCCCCAACGAGCCCGCCTGCCACCGCTGCCACGATCCGAAGGCGCGCACGAACGGTGTGCTGCTGTTCGACTTCTCGCTGGCAGGGGCAGAGAAACGGATCGCGGCGAGCTTCGGTCGCACCGCCGCATTGGGCGCTCTCATGCTCGCGGTGACGATCGTCGCGCTCACCCTGCTCCTGAACCGGATGGTGCATGCCCCGCTCAACGAAATCGTGCGGACCACCCAGAAGATCGCGCGCGGTCGTCTGGATACTCGGGCCCGCATCCCCGGGCGGGACGAGTTCGCCCGTCTGGGGTCCCAGGTGAACGCCATGACCGAGCACCTGGAACGGCTGCTCGGGCGGATCGAGCGGCAGCGTGCCGAGCTGCAGGCGGTGCTCGACGCGGTGGACGATCAGATCGTGGTCCTCGACCGGGACCGGCGGATCGTGATCGCCAACCGCGCCTTCACCGCCGCGCGCCCCGCCGACGCCGGGCCGCTCGCCGACTGCTGCCGCGGCCCCTCCCCGGAGGAAGCCGGAGGGTGCCTCGTCGACCGCGTCTTCGAGACCGGCCGCCTCGCCAAGGCGGTCGTCTCCCGGCACACCGGCTCGGGCGACGAGAGGGCGTTGGAAGTCCACGCCTCCCCGGTCCGGGACGCCGCCGGCCGCGTCATCCAGGTGGTGGAGGTGCGCCGCGACATCTCCGAGCGCCGGCAGCTCGAAGCGTCGCTGGTGCACTCCGAGCGGCTCGCCTCGCTCGGCCTGCTCGCTTCGGGACTCTCGCACGAGATCAACAATCCGCTGGCGGTGATCGCCGCCCGCGTCACGGCGCTGCGCCGCCGGCTGGCCGAGGACGGGACCGGCGGAGAACCCCTGGAGCGGCTCGACGCCGAGCTCGACCAGATCGAGCGGGCGACGCAGCGAGGCCGGGCGATCACCGACCGGCTCCTCCGTCTCTCGCGGTCGACGGGGGGTGCCCGCTCCCTGATCGACGTCAACCGAGCGGTTCGCGATGCCCTCGCTCTCCTGTCCCACGAGATGGAGCGTCACGCGATCCGGAGCGAGACCGACCTTTCCCCGAGCCTCGCGCCACTCGTCGGCGATCCGGCGCGGGTGACACAGGTGCTGATGAACCTGGCGCTGAACGCGGTGCAGGCGATGCAGGGGCGCGGGGGTACGCTCCGCGTCGCGACTCGCGCAGTGGACGGCGGCATCCGGATCGATGTCGAGGACGACGGCCCCGGCATTCCCGAAAACGACCTGGTGCGCATTTTCGATCCGTTCTACACGACGAAACCCGCAGGCCAGGGAACCGGTCTCGGGCTGTTCATCTGCAGCCGCATCGTGGCGGAGATGGGCGGACGGATCACCGCCGCCAACCGTCCCGGGGGCGGCGCACGCTTCACGGTGACGCTGCCGCGGTCGCGGCCGGAGGGTGACGGGAGATGA